Below is a window of Clostridium sp. JN-1 DNA.
ACTAAAAGGTGAAAAAAATATTTTAGTAAAAGAATTAAAAGATATATATCCAATGGGAGAAGAAAGAGCTCTTATTCATGCAATATTTAATAAGTGGCTTGAGCCTACTCAGCTTCCACTTGAAGCAAAATGTGTTGTTTTAAATGCAGAAACTCTTGCTAATATTACAAGAGCTGTTGAAGATAGAAAACCTGTTATTGATAAAGATATAACAGCTGCAGGAAAACTTAAAAGTGGAAAAGATTCCAATGTATTTTTCAACGTTCCTATAGGAACAGATATAAAGAGCCTTATTGAAAAATGCGGTGGAATAGATGGAGAATATGGTGAACTCTTAATTGGAGGACCTTATACAGGAAAAGCTCAAAATTTAGAAGCTGCAGCAGTTACAAAGACATCAGGTGGGGCAATTGTAACAATACCATTCCCAGAGTATGATGGACCAATTGGACTTCTCGTTTGTGCTTGCGGCGCAAATGAAGAGAGACTTAGGGATGTAGCAGGCAAAATGCATTCAAAAGTAGTTGCAGTTGAAAAGTGTAAAAATGTAGAAGTAATAAAAGGTGCTAATAAATGTAAGACCCCAGGTGATTGTCCGGGACAAATAGCAGCAGTTATGAAGCTTAAAAAGGCTGGTGCAAAGAGGTTATTAATTTCAAATTGCAGTGATTGTTCTAATACAGTAATGTGCTGTGCTCCAAAGTTAGGACTGCCAGTATATCATCATACAGATCATGTATTTAGAACAGTTGATCATACATTAACTAGAAGATTACCAATGGATGAATAAAAGGAGGTTATGAAAAATGTCAATGAGTGCTGAGCATGCAGAACAGTTAAAAAATGAAGTGGCTGTTGTGTGCTGTAGAACAGAAGAGGGAACAATAATTTCAGCAGAAAACTTAGAAGACCCAGATATATTCCCTGACATGGTTGACTCTGGACTGCTGACAATACCCGAAAATTGTTTAAAAGTAGGTGAAGTTATAGGTGCAAAATTACTTAAAACTATAGATTCACTTACACCTTTAACTCCAGATATTATGGAAGGAACTAAATCTATTGAAGAAGCT
It encodes the following:
- the prdC gene encoding proline reductase-associated electron transfer protein PrdC — protein: MGKVFVFPLKMHVGAPDVPVVKKGQEVKRGECIAEPKGLGAKIHTSVSGKVLNVTDTEIFIEASGSQSEDYVKIKECNNIVDAVYEAGIVGAGGAGFPTHIKLKADIKDGYIIANCVECEPILNHNITMLENNPEIVIKGIKYAMKATGAPKAYIGIKGIHEKAISSIKRVLKGEKNILVKELKDIYPMGEERALIHAIFNKWLEPTQLPLEAKCVVLNAETLANITRAVEDRKPVIDKDITAAGKLKSGKDSNVFFNVPIGTDIKSLIEKCGGIDGEYGELLIGGPYTGKAQNLEAAAVTKTSGGAIVTIPFPEYDGPIGLLVCACGANEERLRDVAGKMHSKVVAVEKCKNVEVIKGANKCKTPGDCPGQIAAVMKLKKAGAKRLLISNCSDCSNTVMCCAPKLGLPVYHHTDHVFRTVDHTLTRRLPMDE